Proteins encoded by one window of Lepeophtheirus salmonis chromosome 10, UVic_Lsal_1.4, whole genome shotgun sequence:
- the Sec22 gene encoding vesicle-trafficking protein SEC22b-B isoform X1, whose amino-acid sequence MVLMTMIARLVDGLPLAASMQEDEELGKGIVDYQNQAKKLFRTLNTDSPNQCSIESGPYLFHYLIDQGACFLTLCDRNFNKKLAYSFLEDLSQEFHSQFGDKIHIVNRPYPFIEFDTYIQKAKKNYMDSRGKRHLSSINVELQGVQRIMVQNMDDVLQRGAILSELDSKAQNLSMMSARYKKDTSALNATSWKAIGVGCTIIFVFFIIWYKVY is encoded by the exons ATGGTTTTAATGACAATGATTGCGAGGTTAGTCGATGGACTCCCATTGGCCGCTTCTATGCAAGAGGATGAAGAG CTTGGAAAAGGGATCGTGGACTATCAAAATCAAGCTAAAAAGTTATTCCGTACACTCAACACGGATAGTCCAAACCAATGTTCCATCGAATCAGGGCCATATCTATTCca ttatttgatCGATCAAGGAGCTTGTTTCTTAACATTATGCGATCGgaacttcaacaaaaaattagcaTACTCGTTTTTAGAAGATTTATCCCAAGAATTCCATAGTCAATTTGGAGATAAAATCCACATCGTGAATCGCCCCTATCCATTTATCGAATTTGATACGTATATTCAAAAAGCcaagaaaaattatatggaCAGTCGTGGGAAAAGACATTTATCTTCCATCAATGTTGAGTTGCAAGGTGTTCAGCGCATCATGGTTCAAAATATGGATGATGTTTTGCAGCGTGGAGCTATTTTGTCCG AATTGGATAGTAAGGCCCAGAATCTGTCAATGATGTCTGCCAGATATAAAAAGGACACCTCCGCCTTAAACGCTACTTCTTGGAAAGCAATCGGTGTAGGATGTACGATCATATtcgttttctttattatttggtATAAAGTGTATTAA
- the Sec22 gene encoding vesicle-trafficking protein SEC22b-B isoform X2 → MVLMTMIARLVDGLPLAASMQEDEELGKGIVDYQNQAKKLFRTLNTDSPNQCSIESGPYLFHYLIDQGACFLTLCDRNFNKKLAYSFLEDLSQEFHSQFGDKIHIVNRPYPFIEFDTYIQKAKKNYMDSRGKRHLSSINVELQGVQRIMVQNMDDVLQRGAILSVIILQNWIVRPRICQ, encoded by the exons ATGGTTTTAATGACAATGATTGCGAGGTTAGTCGATGGACTCCCATTGGCCGCTTCTATGCAAGAGGATGAAGAG CTTGGAAAAGGGATCGTGGACTATCAAAATCAAGCTAAAAAGTTATTCCGTACACTCAACACGGATAGTCCAAACCAATGTTCCATCGAATCAGGGCCATATCTATTCca ttatttgatCGATCAAGGAGCTTGTTTCTTAACATTATGCGATCGgaacttcaacaaaaaattagcaTACTCGTTTTTAGAAGATTTATCCCAAGAATTCCATAGTCAATTTGGAGATAAAATCCACATCGTGAATCGCCCCTATCCATTTATCGAATTTGATACGTATATTCAAAAAGCcaagaaaaattatatggaCAGTCGTGGGAAAAGACATTTATCTTCCATCAATGTTGAGTTGCAAGGTGTTCAGCGCATCATGGTTCAAAATATGGATGATGTTTTGCAGCGTGGAGCTATTTTGTCCG taattatattgcAGAATTGGATAGTAAGGCCCAGAATCTGTCAATGA